One segment of Echeneis naucrates chromosome 15, fEcheNa1.1, whole genome shotgun sequence DNA contains the following:
- the LOC115055815 gene encoding uncharacterized protein LOC115055815, whose amino-acid sequence MACYYIVISSTHLRDGQLRSIKGVFRGPIGASGQRSTEEGDSSFYCELCDKQYVRHQQYDNHINSYDHHHKQRLKELKQREFYRALACRRQRRRREERRGERVLKRLHQHEERRTGQCAPGSGPMFRSTTVAVDPVNQTRPDFVQNWTDMHRSSTTLGTKPQTQVIQPFLPLDPALETRFLSNKQWVFNQMDSNTTATAASAAAGSYILKNTHLDYSDKTTATISHTTTTNDIMNNNSTNVNAYPNTSYFNKISWAHNNLKNPVTPKNISTTPPYGTANASIFNKTTVTTPAAALTNVTSTSINSSRAVSGASEVQSVPSRVRPVSFSLPKRSCVLLHQSAAVFIQAGRGSGLSGKHDGLQERTKDLGVKVADQQLKSAVSADHFDTGNQCSVDSKTALQHSEVGATVSTELGTRGLSGTGAQFSLCNHNGIRVEDSVISGNGAQHSLCNDNGSGAQVSSESGTEANLYSNGGMPGQIYDSVSTIVAETSVSIDSVAEVCKNVNNRISAIDPTQEFKDQLCPATNQPQKSIPGVLNKTKETKESNLAPSNWTKESTSFAPNRPKEPFCRVLSRDGNRVLLWPSEMVRHTKTSPTISYSVNPLLYDFRAHNRAKEEGEDKKGGLEEVRERIKPSVIKQPNSEQRQDDMEGGREVKIHERKEGDEGRQAGNPMELVAHCSGSNAVLDRSGCHDESALKFVPISTECHLAPTLGLQKKGRRRRRRGGVRRGMRKRGKRKRGETNRKDSERGRKMISSISVNKEFEERLKRESTEKEERREKGLLSNLAAHRLVGGKEKRMRGEERRIRGYQTEQERAGRNDEKRGELLSNRPVNLCNRCNQLCLQVKREAGQHQSQQSASGWGQGLRKLRCRGVACNSVISPVTDSGIDAPRCPAITTNHAQNDNETGEMHENTQARRKEGQGDEEQRYLRKMATKAVQDAEENTCNLEIRSVSFPCLDVAHEPEIGLVPGPHRKAAGDPAISLVPSPFRETACSQRQTKPAGCGHPVLGPAPCCSAQQTETETVRITSVCADMSLPGDAISKEVMSKTAKTFGKRKGKLPEAEATPRKKRRRGRRKRRLASVLQKKACVGLTSDLGANYISHTHDLAEAEKLNSKEARELSNDVKTSDCSPEDENMDCHFLGGTRDCLSPNANGDGVAFSRNTADKLDDSCCCGGRKGSAVQECSQFGFGSSGGKQKMESSTQKSLTDCHACNTTHDHCGCNKTDKDLSPHHVHSLESAKEADATCNIMGTPKDNDSLTCSTSDTHIDHCQCTNEHAQNENVSAHCDSSKITVFCEESAAQRYACNTADSCYGFCICKTNDACNHNCVYNDTNDKSGSSEEDKTQLQDHNQHLPGSAIDYLISKHVTDCVIVDANSGKNVAEDVSLLSVHTKQRVEERVEEEEKRMEMMKVKEKQGEWEKEWVRRKEKEKEEKERERRKEVDSEHLYPEKRPCFPRSLPPPPCIPLHTPLLLPPSLSSSSSSSFSFHHTIIQHHLSLLPPPPHLPVPSYPQLLPSFSPHLCPLALNPPHAPPPPPPPVPPPFYTSSPISLLDAPAGRSWTLHLPAYLPVIYNQASYQPSAIKSPSVHTAYNPDTRTGTNHVQRAVGHQGVIIGQREQSSRARALSHHVSDLTARVASLLSAPSSVSSGTPATKIPEPPIQTQTQELGGAGLSTYLHTCQSSTIKPPTNHQQSSHLQSTLLITRVISRLSVYLSVTELLPALSAQVAAAAASSSGVIMVQELSG is encoded by the exons AGCCTCAAACACAGGTGATCCAGCCTTTCCTTCCCCTGGACCCTGCGCTGGAGACCAGATTCCTCAGCAACAAGCAGTGGGTGTTCAACCAAATggacagcaacacaacagcaactgctgcttctgctgctgccggATCCTACATCCTCAAAAATACCCATCTGGACTACAGTGACAAGACAACTGCCACCATttcacacaccaccaccacaaatgACATCATGAACAACAATAGCACCAATGTCAATGCTTATCCCAACACCAGCTACTTTAACAAGATCTCCTGGGCtcataataatttaaaaaacccTGTTACtcccaaaaacatttcaacaactCCCCCTTATGGCACCGCTAATGCCTCCATTTTCAACAAAACCACTGTGACCACCCCAGCTGCTGCCCTTACTAACGTGACCAGCACCAGCATCAACAGTAGCAGAGCAGTGAGTGGGGCATCAGAGGTCCAGTCTGTCCCCAGCAGAGTCCGACCTGTGTCCTTCTCACTGCCTAAAAGAAGCTGTGTCCTTCTCCACcaatcagcagctgtttttatccAAGCTGGACGGGGCTCTGGGTTGTCAGGGAAACATGACGGTCTCCAAGAAAGAACCAAAGATCTCGGGGTTAAAGTTGCAGATCAGCAGCTCAAATCTGCAGTGTCTGCTGATCACTTTGACACTGGAAACCAGTGCAGTGTGGACAGTAAAACTGCACTCCAGCACTCTGAGGTTGGAGCCACTGTATCTACTGAACTGGGAACTAGAGGACTCTCTGGGACTGGAGCCCAATTTTCTTTATGTAATCACAATGGGATCAGAGTTGAGGACTCTGTTATCAGTGGGAATGGAGCCCAGCACTCCTTATGTAATGACAACGGGAGTGGAGCCCAAGTCAGCAGCGAAAGTGGGACTGAAGCGAATCTTTATTCAAATGGTGGGATGCCAGGACAGATTTATGACAGCGTAAGCACAATTGTGGCTGAAACTTCAGTAAGCATAGACAGTGTGGCTGAAGTCTGCAAAAATGTGAACAATCGAATATCAGCGATAGACCCCACCCAAGAATTTAAAGACCAGCTTTGTCCTGCTACAAATCAGCCTCAGAAATCAATCCCTGGTGTTTTGAATAAGACTAAAGAGACCAAAGAATCCAACTTGGCTCCTTCAAACTGGACTAAAGAATCAACTTCTTTTGCCCCAAATCGTCCCAAAGAGCCGTTCTGTCGCGTCTTAAGCCGAGACGGCAACAGGGTTCTTCTTTGGCCATCAGAAATGGTTAGACACACCAAAACTTCACCCACCATCTCTTACAGTGTCAACCCTCTCCTGTATGACTTCAGAGCACATAACAGGGCCAAAGAGGAGGGCGAGGACAAAAAAGGAGGGCTGGAGGAAGTCAGGGAGAGAATAAAGCCATCTGTGATCAAACAACCCAACTCCGAACAGAGGCAGGATGatatggagggaggaagggaggtaAAGATAcatgaaaggaaagaaggggATGAAGGGAGACAGGCAGGAAATCCTATGGAACTTGTAGCCCATTGTAGCGGCAGCAATGCAGTTCTGGATCGCTCTGGCTGCCATGATGAAAGCGCTTTAAAATTTGTTCCCATTTCCACAGAATGCCACCTTGCACCGACGTTAGGCCTtcaaaaaaaagggaggaggaggaggagaagaggaggggtgaggagaggaatgaggaagaggggaaagagaaaaagaggagagacaaaTAGGAAAGACTCAGAAAGGGGAAGAAAGATGATAAGTAGTATATCCGTGAATAAGGAGTTTGAGGAGAGGTTGAaaagagagagcacagaaaaagaggagagaagagaaaaggggCTATTAAGTAATCTTGCTGCGCATCGGCTGGTAggtgggaaagaaaagaggatgaggggagaagagagaaggatcAGAGGATATCagacagagcaagagagggCAGGTAGAAATGACGAGAAGAGAGGCGAGCTATTAAGCAATCGTCCTGTGAATCTGTGTAATCGGTGTAACCAGCTGTGTCTGCAGGTGAAAAGGGAGGCTGGCCAGCATCAATCCCAGCAGTCAGCCTCCGGGTGGGGCCAAGGGCTCAGAAAGCTCCGCTGCAGGGGAGTAGCATGTAACTCAGTGATTAGCCCCGTCACTGACTCTGGTATAGACGCACCACGCTGTCCTGCAATTACGACCAACCATGCTCAGAATGACAACGAGACGGGGGAGATGCACGAAAATACGCAAGCCAGGAGGAAGGAAGGGCAGGGGGATGAGGAGCAAAGGTATCTGAGGAAGATGGCCACAAAAGCTGTTCAAGATGCTGAAGAAAACACGTGCAACCTAGAGATTAGAAGTGTTTCTTTCCCCTGTCTAGATGTGGCACATGAGCCAGAAATTGGTCTTGTTCCTGGACCACACAGGAAAGCAGCAGGTGATCCAGCGATTAGCCTTGTCCCTTCTCCCTTTAGGGAAACAGCGTGCagtcaaagacaaacaaaacctgCAGGATGTGGCCATCCTGTGTTAGGCCCGGCCCCATGCTGCTCTgcacaacagacagaaacagaaacagtgagaatTACATCAGTCTGTGCAGATATGAGCCTCCCTGGCGATGCTATTTCAAAAGAAGTGATGTCAAAGACAGCCAAAACATTTGGTAAGCGGAAGGGGAAATTGCCAGAGGCCGAGGCAACACCGAGGAAGAAACGGAGAAGGGGAAGGAGAAAGCGGCGACTAGCAAGTGTTTTGCAGAAGAAAGCTTGTGTtggtttgacctctgacctcggTGCAAATTACATCTCCCATACACATGATCTtgcagaggcagagaaactCAACAGCAAAGAAGCCCGTGAACTTTCAAACGATGTAAAGACTTCTGACTGCAGTCCAGAGGATGAAAACATGGACTGCCACTTCCTGGGTGGGACGAGAGATTGTCTAAGTCCCAATGCCAATGGCGATGGGGTGGCATTTAGTCGTAACACCGCTGACAAACTGGATGattcctgctgctgtggtggcagaaaaggaagcgctgttCAGGAGTGCAGTCAGTTTGGCTTTGGTTCATCTGGAGGCAAGCAAAAGATGGAGAGCAGCACTCAGAAGTCTCTCACTGACTGTCACGCCTGTAACACAACACACGACCACTGTGGGTGTAATAAAACAGACAAGGATTTGTCTCCCCATCATGTGCACAGTCTTGAATCAGCTAAAGAGGCAGACGCTACCTGCAACATCATGGGCACACCCAAGGACAATGACTCACTCACCTGTAGCACGAGCGACACGCACATTGACCACTGTCAATGTACAAACGAGCATGCACAGAACGAAAATGTGTCTGCTCACTGTGATTCCAGcaaaatcacagttttttgtGAAGAATCGGCAGCTCAGAGGTACGCCTGCAACACTGCAGACTCCTGTTATGGCTTCTGTATCTGTAAAACCAATGACGCATGTAATCACAATTGTGTTTATAACGATACAAATGACAAAAGTGGAAGCAGTGAGGAGGATAAAACCCAGCTGCAGGATCACAATCAACACCTTCCTGGTTCGGCAATTGATTATTTGATCAGTAAACACGTCActgattgtgttattgttgatgCCAATAGTGGCAAAAATGTGGCGGAGGATGTTTCACTCTTGAGTGtacacacaaagcagagagtGGAGGAAAgagttgaggaggaggagaaaaggatgGAGATGATGAAGGTTAAGGAGAAGCAAGGGGAGTGGGAGAAAGAATGGGttaggaggaaggagaaagagaaggaggagaaagaaagggagaggaggaaggaggtaGATTCTGAGCATCTTTACCCAGAGAAGAGGCCTTGTTTTCCCcgttccctccctcctccaccatgCATCCCTCTCCACACGCCTCTCCTCCTGCCGCcatcactctcctcctcctcctcctcttccttctccttccatCACACCATCATCCAGCaccacctctccctcctcccacctccaccacacCTCCCCGTCCCCTCATACCCTCAgctcctcccctctttctccccaCATCTCTGTCCCCTGGCTCTTAATCCGCCTCacgctcctcctccacctccaccaccagtTCCTCCCCCTTTCTACACCTCGTCCCCCATCTCTCTCCTGGACGCCCCAG CTGGGCGGAGCTGGACTCTCCACTTACCTGCATACCTGCCAGTCATCTACAATCAAGCCTCCTACCAACCATCAGCAATCAAGTCACCTTCAGTCCACACTGCTTATAACCCGGACACCCGGACAGGCACTAACCACGTCCAGCGAGCGGTAGGCCATCAGGGAGTAATTATTGGTCAGCGCGAGCAAAGCAGCCGCGCTCGAGCCCTGTCCCATCACGTCTCTGATTTAACTGCTCGCGTTGCGTCTCTACTGTCCGCGCCGTCCTCAGTATCCTCCGGCACACCTGCCACCAAGATTCCAGAGCCACCAATCCAGACCCAAACTCAG GAGCTGGGCGGAGCTGGACTCTCCACTTACCTGCACACCTGCCAGTCATCTACAATCAAGCCTCCTACCAACCATCAGCAATCAAGTCACCTTCAGTCCACACTGCTTATAACCCGGGTCATCTCCAGATTATCAGTTTACCTCAGTG tcactgagctgctgccagCCCTGTCAGCACAGGTGGCGGccgcagcagccagcagcagtggAGTGATTATGGTTCAGGAGCTGAGTGGATGA